GAGGCAGTAAGGGTAGGAGGGGGCTGAGAAAGCAGTGATGCAATGTATAATCTGTAAACAGGGTGAGAACAGCCCCGGATTGGCGACTGTAAACCTGGAACATAATTCCACCACGGTGATGATCAAAGACATGCCTGAGGAAAAGGGTAGCGTCCCCTTCATCCTTGTGCGGGAGAATCTTGAGGTAGCAGCTAGAATGCACTACCATTTCGTACGCTCCCGCCAACAGATTGCTGATGACGTTCCACTGCAACCTGAGCAGGTATCCCAACTAGATGACGCTCAAATAGACAGATTGGATCTGTACCTTGCCAGATTCAGCAAACTGCAGGATTTTATCACCTCAAAGCTGTTCCGCTTCGTCGCCTTGGCCAGCCTGGAAGACACCAACCAGCCAAGATGTTTCCCTGATAGATACTCTTCGAAGAATGGAGAAGTACGACATAGTCCATGATTTCGACGAGTGGTTAGGGATCAGGCTGCTCAGGAATTCTCACACACACACATGAATACCTGACAGATGAAGCTGCCATTGCCGGCCGAAAACATAAATACCGCATTTTCTGCGTACGGGATACTTAGTGCAACATTAGCAAGAGTACGACAGTATTATGAAATGCACATCATGTAAGGCAGAAAAGGGGGTAGCGTCCCCTTTTGCTCTCCTTTTGCTCTTTGCTTTTTAGGTGAATAGAAATTGCCGATTGAATTGGGTCTGTCATAGAATATATATGCGGAGAAAAGCCATGGCTATAGCCGATAGAAGATATTGAAAGAGACATACGCACCTTAAGTGCTCATGATCGCATGCATCTACTTCGAGCTGTGATAGCTGATCTTGATGGAGGAGTGGATGAAGATGTCGAGAAAGCATGGCTGGAGGAAGCAGAGCGACCTTATAAAGAGTTAAAAGATGAAAAAGTAGAGTCGGTACCAGCCGAAGAGGTGTTCGTGCGGACGAGGGCGAAACTACGAGTAAAGGGCGCTGGCACCTTATTCCCCACATCTTATTCCTCCAACTTGAAACAATGCGCCTTACTCTAGAACAAATGCAGCGCCTGAAAGATACTGTCGCGCTTCATTTTGGCAAAAGTGCCACTACTTGGATCTTTGGCTCGCGTGTTGATGATCAGCGTCGTGGGGGAGACTACGATTTTTACTTGGAAACATCAAAGGCCAATGCGGACGAAATTGTGGAAAATAAATTAAAAATGCTAGCCGATCTTCACGCAAGCTCGGAGTTTGAAGGAGAAAAGATCGACCTGGTTATCCGGTCGGCAGTACCAGGGCCGGAGTTGCCAATATACAAAGTGGCCAGAGAACAGGGCGTGAAGCTATGAACAACCGTGAGGTACTTCAGGCAATTCTCAAAGAATGCCGTACCCATGCGGAAGTATTACAAGGGGCAAAATAGGAACTGAGTGACATACGCTTTGACAAAAATTCGGTAACGAACATCAGCATTCAGCAGCGCAGGTTGCTGGATCAACTGGTATATCGTTTCACCAAACTGCAAGACAGCATGGGTATGAAGTTTCTACCCATATTGCTGGATCTTTCGGAAAAGCCGATGCCAGAAAGTGCAACCTTCGTGGAGAAACTACAGCGCCTGGAGCGCCTGGGTGTGCTGGAAAGCGTTGAAGCTTGGCGTCAATTACGCGAGATTCGCAATTAACCCGCCCATGAATATGAAGATGCCCCAGCGATCAAGGCCGCCGTACTGAACCGATTCATCGATGAGATCGAATCATTACTGGCGATTTGGAAAAGGGCGGAGGTATTCTCCGCACGTTACTTATAGCGAGTATACGAAATCACTGCTGTCCCGTTAACAAAAGCTACAGTGGTGCAATCTGCTAATATACGGGGGGGGGGGCAAGTCGCACGAATGATACGATTGGAGACATGAATATGAATAACCTCTTCCGTCATTCCGGGCTTGACCCGGAATCCAGTGATTTTAACGACTTCCTGGATGTCGGAACGGGTTCGGCATGACGATGTGAAGTTAACGGGACAGCACTGATGCGAGTAATAGGTAAGCGAAGAATTCGTCCAATAACCGAGAGAGCATCTGGCTCACTGTTGAAGCAAGGTGCCATTTTTAATGACGAAATACACAGATTGCCTACAGGAACCACCACGTATTTTCCCAAAGGAATATATCGCTATAAAACTTATGAAGAGGCCAATATCCACTGGGATTCATGTTTGATAGAGGGGATGGTGAGTAATGCCAGAAGGTGAATATAGCCGCCCGGCCACTCTGGAAGATGTAAAAAAGGTGGTGCGATCTCTTAACAAGAACAATGCTGAATACATACTGATTGGTGGATATGCACTTTTCTCTCACGGGTATCATAGAACCACTGAAGATATAGACCTGTTAGCGTCAAACAGCTCCGCAGCATCTAAAGCGATTTGCAGACAAAGAATCAGCCAACCTGGAGCCAACATGGTTTGATGAAGGTGAAAATATACGACTTGCCGATGAAAGAGTTGTCGATCTGATCTTTAAGACATGTGGTGAATCCTATTGATCCCTTCCATTGATCCTTTGAGTTGATTAATCAAGTAAAACAAGGAGTTCCTAATGAATTGGAAAGCGCGTATTTCTGCTGATACTGAGGTTCTTGCCGGCAGACCCATTATCAAGGGGACGCGACTGTCGGTAGACTTTATCTTGTCGCTCTTTGCGGAGGGCTGGGCAGAACAGCAAGTATTGGACAACTATCCCCAGCTCTTGATAGAAGATCTGAAGGCGGTATTCGCCTTTGCTCAGGAGTGCCCGGCTGAAGAAGAATATGTGGCCTTGGGGAAGCTCGGTTGAAGTGGCTGGCCGACGAGAATATTCCGCTGACATCAGTCAGACTCTTACGCCAAGCGGGTCTCGACGTCGTTTCGATCGGTGAGAGTCAGCCGGGCTTGTCAGACCACGATGTTTTGGAGTTGGCCCAATAGAAAGGGTTTGGTATTGTTAACGTTTGACAGAGACTTCGGTGATCTTATTTACCAGCAACAGCTTCCATGCCCGCCAGCGGTGGTTTATCTTCGATTCATACCGGTGACTCCAGGGGAGCCCGCCCAAGTGGTACTCGCGATGCTGGATAGTTTGAAAACATTAGAAGGCCAGTTCATAGTGCTCGATCGTGACAGTTTCCGGAAGCGAGCATTGGAAGGATATTAAGCGGGATTTCATCACCAGCTGTGGTTTCCTGCTCACGAGTAAAGATGGTGCTCGGTTCAAGGTACCTTGATTCCTAAGTAGGTTGGGAAAAGCGTAGCGTGCCCAACGTTTCCGTACGTACGTCGCTTCGCTCCTTTGCCCAACGGGGGGGGGTATTTTTTAATCGCTTGGGGTTTAATTTCCCGCAGCTTGCTGCGAATGCCGTCATTCCGGCATGTTTTTAGCCG
This portion of the Gammaproteobacteria bacterium genome encodes:
- a CDS encoding nucleotidyltransferase domain-containing protein, which translates into the protein MRLTLEQMQRLKDTVALHFGKSATTWIFGSRVDDQRRGGDYDFYLETSKANADEIVENKLKMLADLHASSEFEGEKIDLVIRSAVPGPELPIYKVAREQGVKL
- a CDS encoding addiction module protein is translated as MHLLRAVIADLDGGVDEDVEKAWLEEAERPYKELKDEKVESVPAEEVFVRTRAKLRVKGAGTLFPTSYSSNLKQCALL
- a CDS encoding DUF5615 family PIN-like protein; this translates as MKWLADENIPLTSVRLLRQAGLDVVSIGESQPGLSDHDVLELAQ
- a CDS encoding DUF433 domain-containing protein; protein product: MNWKARISADTEVLAGRPIIKGTRLSVDFILSLFAEGWAEQQVLDNYPQLLIEDLKAVFAFAQECPAEEEYVALGKLG